The following nucleotide sequence is from Streptomyces sp. NBC_00239.
CCTGGCTCGAGGACGGTTCCCTCGCCGCGGTCACCACCACCCGTCCCTCAGCCGAGGTCCTTCTCGCTGAAGGGTTCGTCTGGGAGAGCGCAGCGAAGGCGTACGTGCTCGGCGGGGACGACACCCGGTCCCAGGCCCACGCCGTCCGGGCCGCCGGCGCCCGCCTCGCACGCCTCGGCATCGCCACAGTGCTGCGCGCCGCCGCCCGCCCGGCCGCGGAGACCACGCTGCCCACGCCCCAGCCCGGCGCCCGGACCACCGCCCGAACCCGGTGACCGCGCCCGCCCCGCGCCAGACCAACCGCCCCCAGCCATCGGCTGACACTCCTGACGGTCGGCCCCGTGTCCCGCTGCTCACCGCGGCCCGCCGACCGGCGCTCGCCCGCTTCCTGCTGCGCCACTACCTGCGCGCCGCCGTCGTCAAAGCCGCAGGCACCGACCGGCCCCGGCCCCCGATGTCACCGCCGCGCCACGTCGGCGCACCGGCCGCCTCCATCCACCGCCACACCCGCTGACCGCCGTCGTGGGTAACGCACAGCACCCTGGACCACCCATGACCCCACCCGTCACCGCCGATGCCCTCACCGCGCGCATCACCCTGCAGCTCGACCAGCTCTCCGAGCGGCTGTCCCAGGCCGGGCCGCAGCAGGCCGCCCAGATCCTCCGGCAGGTCCTGGATGCCGACAGCGGCGTCCTCGGCAGGCTGTCAGCCCTGGTCGGCACCGGTACCTACGTGACCAAGCACCATGCCCAGAGCGGCGTCTTCCCGGCGGAGATGTGGCTGGCTCTCGGGCGCACCGCCAACACGTTGTACGACCTCGCCCTCGACCTGGACGAACACCAGGAAGTCTTCGAGGAGATCGCCACGCGCCACCCCCTGACCACGTCGTCTCCGGCGGCCACGCAGGCCACCGCCCTGGTGGCGCGCGGGAGGCACCGGTGAGCCGACAGCAGCAGTGGACCGGCTGGGGTCAGGCCCAGCAAGCTGAGCAGCACTACCTGATCGAACCGCGCTACCTGGCCGGCGGCGGCGACCTGCGGCATGTCAGCGAGTTCCTCCGCGCCTCGGGCTGGAAGGACATCACCCGCAAGTCCGGCACGACACTCGCCTTCGACTCGCCCGACCAGATGGTGCGCGTCGCCTACCAGCCGCCTGGCGGCTGGCAGATCCACGGCGCCGCCCAGGGACATCAGCCAGCCTGGCAGGTCACCCTCACCCCGCAGACCCCGGTGGAGATCGTCGCGGGCCTGACCGACGCTCTCACCAAGCCGCGCTCGGCACACGCCCCGAACGTGTGGGCGCCGCTCACCGAGAAGTCGTGGAGCATGCAGCAGGACGACTACTTCGTAGCCCAGAGCCCCGACCGGCACGCCGTCGTGCAGTACGTCAAAGCCGGCGGTGACGGCAGCCAGGACCACTGGTGGGTCGGCGCCCGCAACGAGCACGGGCCCGTGTGGAACGTGCAGGCCACCGCGAGCACCCCGCTGAACCTGATGCAGTCCCTCACCACCGCCTTGGCCGACCCGGAGCCGGTGATGCGCCCGCGCGGACACGTCCCGCTCAGCAACCGGATCCGCGTGACCTCCGTGTCCGTGCGCCCCGACCAGCTCGGCGCCTGGCAGCAGGCCCGCCTCTCCGCCGCCCGCGCCGCCACCTGGGGCCGCAACTGGGTCTCATCCCGTGCCCGGACCAGCAAGGCACCCGGCTATGCAAGAACCCGATAACAGGCCCGGTCCATCGTCGCACCTCCTCGGCCGCGCCCTTGGGCGACATCTCACCCCGACCACCAGGCCCCCGGCACCCGGCGCCTCCACCGCCCAGTCACGGCCTGACACCCCCACGCTCCTGAACCGCCTTTCCCCTCCCCGGAGCTTTCGATGACCGACGAACCCACCACCCAGCTGACCGCGGAAGAGATCCGCGCGTCCGCCCAGACCCTGCACCGCCTCGCCGCCCACCTGCGGACCGGTCCCAGCCTGGCCGATGCCCTTCCCCTGATCGCCGCGCTCGTCGACGCCGATACAGGTACCGCAGCCCGCCTCGGCGAAGCCCTGCGCGGCATCGCCCGCTACCTCGCCCAGGAAACCACCGTTCCCCGCACCGAAACCGTCGAGACGACCCTGGGCGAGTACATCGAGGCCGCATCCGTCCTGCAGGACCTGCGGCTGCTCGACCTCACCCTGGAACCCCTGCGGACTGCCTCCGTCCGCAGGGCACCCGCCCAGGCGGTCCCGTGGCGGTAAGCCCCGCCCAGCGGGCCTCGTACGCCGAGGACCACGCCACGAAGATCCCCTTCGAGACCACGCCCCGCCCCCTCGCCGGGCCCGGCGACCCACGCCACGTCACCCACGCCCTGCTCGCCGCCGGCTGGACCCTCACCTCCGCCCCCGGCGACCTCCGGATCGCCCTGGCTGGCCCCGACGAGGCCCGGCACCAGATGGTGATCGATCCGTTCGCCTCCGGCTCGCCGTGGCGGATCCAGTCCGTCGACTGGACGTGGAATGCCTCCTTCGACCGGATGGTGCCGGCGGAGATCATCGCCGGATTCACCGACGGCCTTCTCCACGGACCGCGCCGGGGCGACAGCAGTCCGTGGGAGCACATGCAGAAGGCCGGCTGGGCCGTGGAGCGCCAGCCGGACGGCACCGGCCAGGCCCGCTCGCCGGCACCGGAGCTGCCGATCCGCGCCGAACTGCGTCCGATCTTCAACGACTCCTCCGACCACCTGGCTTGGCGCATCGTCCAGCCCGACCACATCGGTGCGCCGATCTGGAAGATGTGGATCAGCGGCCCGGTCCCGGAGCACCTCATGGCTGGCCTGGCCGAACAGCTCGTCTCGGCCGCCCCTGTCCTGCGCGGCATGTACGACCTCGATCACTACAGCGCCCGGCAGAACCCCAGCCCGCTCACTCCCCAGCAGGCAGTCGAAGCCCACTTCACCCGCATCGACGCCGCCCGGGCACAGGCCCGCTCCAAGCGCCGCACCCACCTCACCACCCGCCTACCGGCCCCGGCCGCCGCCCCGGCAAGTCCGGCGCACTCCCGTACATCCCGCCCCTGAAACCCGAGAAGGCCCGCCCTTGCCCCAATCCGCCCCCTCCGGCAGCACTGCCGCCCCCGGCCTTCAGGCGATGGTCAGCCGTCTTGCGGCCTTCCTGCGCGCGGCGGATGCGGCGGTCGACGCCTGGGACCTGTACTCCGACGAGCACACCGATCTCGATGGCTGGCCGTACGACCCGGAGAGCTACGACGACCGCAAGGCCGACCGGGACCACGTGGTGTGGAAGGCGTTCGAACCGGTCAGCGAGGAGGCCGGCGTCCTGCTCGACGCCGCCGAGGCCGACCTCGAACGGGTCCCCGCCTCTTCCGTCCAGAACCGTTGGGCCTGGCAACTGACTCAACTGCGCGATGCGCTCGACCAGATAGCGGCCATCAGGACGGAGTGCCGAACCCTCCTCGCTGCCCATCCTCATGCGAGCGCGGAGGCCCGCCAGGCTGCAGTTGACGCCCGTAACGCGGAGGCGTGGAACGCCCTGTACGGCTGGTTCGTCCACGGCCGTGCCGTCCTGGAGATCCACACCTCCGCCGTACGCAGCGCCGCGGGCCCTCGGATCGAGACCACCACCCCGCCGCCACCTGCTCCGCCGGCCACCGCCGGTCGCACGACCCGCCGCTGAACCAATCTCTCTTCCCTTCTGCCTTGGAGTCCGCTTGTCCCTGCGTCCGTTCGTCCTCGTCGTCGCCCCGGGTGACGACATCTATCGCGGCTACTGCCTGCGCCAGGTTGCCGATGCCTACGACGTCGCCGTCATCACGACCGGTCCGATCACCTGGGAAGGACCCCACGTGGTCGACCACGAGATCGTCAGCGACATCGAGGATGAGGCCGGCCTCTTCGCTGCTGGTGAGGCGCTTGCCGAGCGCCGCCCGATCGCGGGCGTGGTGACCTGGGCCGAAGGACACCTGACTGCGGTGGCCCGGCTGGCCGAGCACCTCGGTCTCGCCACTACCAGCGTGGAGTCGGTCCGCACCTGCCGGGACAAGGCCGCCAGCCGCGCCGCGTTCGCTGCCCACGGTGTTCCGTCGGCCCGGTCCACCGCGGCGAACTCCCTGGACGAGGCCCTCTCGGCAGCATCTGCCATCGGCTATCCGGTCGTCGTCAAGCCCGCCTCGGTCGGAGGCAGCATCGGCGTCATCAAGGCCGAGACGCAGGAGGACCTGGCCGACGCCTACGCCTTCGCCACCCGCGGGGTCCAGCTCCACGGCGGAGACAACACCGTCGTCCTGGTCGAGGAGTACCTGTCCGGCGAGGAAGTCAGCGTCGAGTGCGTGACGTACCAGGGCGTGACCACCGCGGTCGCGGTGACCCGCAAGGAACTCGGGGCCGAGCCGCTGTTCGAGGAAATCGGCCACACCCTCACCGCCGGCGACCCGCTGCTGGAGACCGTCGCGCCCATCGCCTCGGCGGCGGTGAAGGCCACCGGCACCATGAACGGCATCCAGCACGTGGAACTGCGGCTCACCCCCTCCGGACCGCGCGTAATCGAGGTCAACGCGAGGATCGGCGGGGACTGGATCGGCTGGGCGGTCTGGCGGGCAACGGGACTGTCCCTGCCGCGGATCGCCGCCGACCTGGCCGTCGGCTGGGCCCCCGACCTCACCCCCGCCCGGCACCAGGCCGTCACCATCAAGGTCCTCTACGCCCCCGCCTCCGGCACCCTCGCCGAGCGGGCCATCGTCGGCGGGTTCACCGAGGCCGCCGGGTGGGTGCACGGCCCGGCCTGGCTGATGGAGGAAGGCGACGAGGTCCTCCTGCCGCCCGCAGGCGACCTCGACTCCGCCCGCATCGGCCTGTTCGCCACCCACGCCGACACCCTCGAACTCGCCGTCGCGCGCCGTACGGTCACCGCCAACCACATAGCCGTCACCGTCACGGACAGCGGGCGGGAGTGAACGAGCCCGAGAAGCCGCCGGTACTCGCCCAGGTCACCCCCCGGTATCTGGCCGGCAGCGGTGACCCGCGCTGGGTGACAGCCCCGCTGCAGAAGGCATTCCGCTGGCAGCCCGCCCACATCCCCCTCAGCCCGGTCGTACGGCTCACCCGCCGCGACCGCCAAGCAGAACTGCTGCTGTCACCGGACCCGGACGAACACTGGTGGACCCTGCACCACACCGGGACCACCGCCGGCGAGAAGGCGTGGACCATGCGCTTCGGCGCCCGGACCCCGGCCGAGATCATCGCCGCCGCCACAGACACCCTCACCACCGGCCCGGCCGACAGCGCGGCCGATCCGATGCAGGTCCTGGAGCAGGCCCGTTGGAAGCGCTCCGTCCTGGAGCACCAGATCTCCTCGCCCGACGGATTCGTCACCGTCTCCCGGCACCCTCTCGGCGCGCTGCACATCGAGGTCACCGCCCACGACGGCCCCTGGACCTCCGAGCCCACTGCCCGTACGGCCTGGCGGGCGTACTTCTCCGACCACACCCCGCCCCACCTGGCCGCCGCGGTCCTCGCCGGCATGGTCTCCACCGAGCCCCTGCTGCGTGACGAGAAGGAGATGGCCCCCTTCCTGCGCTACAGCGTCCGCATCGCCCGCGAACGCGTTCCCGCCCATCAGGCCGAGTACGCCCTGTGGGACCGGGTCGACCGCCTCGCCGCCCACCGCACCGGCACACCGCTGCCGCCGCAGCCACCCGGCCGATCTCTGCCGCGCCGCACCCGCTGACCCCCTTCGTCCCCGACCCCTCCATGGAATCGCGCGCCCTTGTCCCAGCCCAGCTCCTCCTCCGACGGCTACGACATAGCCTTCAAGGTCCTCCTCGGGGCCTTCGCCGTCGCCGTCCCCCTCGCCCACCTCGCCTGGCTCGGCGGAAACCTCACCGCCCTGGCCACCGGCAACACCTGGGCCGCCTACCGGCCCGCCGACGCCCTCATACGCCCCGACCAGCTCTGGCCCAGCCTGGGAGAAACGTCCCTGCTGATCGGTGCGCGGATCCTGCCCATCCTGGCCCTGCTCGCCCTTGCCGGCACCAGCGGCCTGTGGTGGAGCCGCCACAAGGGCACGCTCGGCGGCAACAAGAAGCGCCGCATCGAGGGCACCGCGAAGGCCAAGGACATCGCACCAGTCCTGGCCACCGCAATCACCGACAAAGCCCGCAGCCTGCGCCCCAGCCTGAAGTACGCCCAACGCATCGCCCCGTCCGACACCGGGATCCTCCTCGGCAACCTCCAGGGCAGCAAGACCGAAGTCCGGATGGGGTGGGAGGACGTAGCGGTCGCGATCATGGCCCCCCGCTCCGGCAAGACCACCTCGCTGGCGATTCCCTCCATCCTGGCCGCGCCCGGCGCCGTACTCCTCACCAGCAACAAAGCAGCTGGGGACGCCTATACGACCTGCTTCGACGCCCGCAGCAAGGTAGGGCGGGTGTGGTCGATGGACCCCCAGCAGATCGCCCACGCACCGCGCACCATGTGGTGGAACCCGTTGGCGGACGCGAAGTCCCTGGAGGGCGCGGGGCGGTTGGCGGGACACTTCCTCGCCGCGTCCGTGGACGCGAGCCAGCAGGGGGACTTCTGGTCCAAGGCCGGCAGCAACGTCCTGAGCCAGCTGTTCCTGGCCGCAGCCCTCGATAACCGCCCGATCACGGACGTGATGACCTGGTTGGCCTTCCCTGCGGACCGGCGCCCCCTCGACATCTTGCGCGACCACGGATTCACCGCTGTCGCGGCCCAGTTGAAGGGGACGGTCGAGGGCCCGCCGGAAACCAGAGACGGTGTGTATGAGACCGCGAGACAGTACGCGTCAGCCCTGCTCAGCGCCGACATCGCCACCTGGGTGACCCCGCAGAAGGACGTCCCGGAGTTCCGCCCGGTCGATTTCGTGGCCTCCACCGACACACTGTTCCTGCTCTCCAAGGACGGTGGCGGCGGAGCCTCCGCGCTGATCGCGGCGTGCGCGGACTCGGTGATGCGGGCGGCGACTTCCCGCGCCGAACGCAGCGGCGGACGCCTCGACCCGCCCATGCTCGCGATCCTCGACGAGGCCGCAAACGTATGCAAAATCTCTGACTTGCCGGATCTGTACTCGCACCTGGGTTCCCGCGGGATCATCCCGATCACGATCCTGCAGAGCTACCGGCAGGGCCAGAAAGTGTGGTCGGACGCAGGCATGGACGCCATGTGGTCGGCGGCAACGATCAAGGTCATCGGCGCCGGCATCGATGATCCCGATTTCGCGGACAAGCTCAGCCGGCTGATCGGCGACCACGACGTCGAGACGAAGTCCACCTCTATCTCCGACTCGGGCAAGTCCACCTCGATCAGCATGCGGCAGGAGCGGATCCTGCCCGCGGACCGGATCCGCGCGCTGCCCAAGGGCACCGCCCTCCTCTTCGCCACCGGGCTCCGCCCGGCCGCGCTCGACCTGCGCCCCTGGTACCTCGAACCGGGCGCGGGCGACCTGGCCGCCGCATCCAAGGCAGCCTCGGAGGCGATCACCGCGCGGGCCGTCGCCAAAGCCGCCCCTACGCAGGCCGACTTCAAGAAGGCCGCGTGATCCCGCACCTCACACCCGTGCGGTTCCGCTACACGAATGCCTTCATCCAGGCCTGACGCTGCCGCCACCGGCCTGGATGGCCTTTGCCGTCAGCGCCGCCGCCGAGACCGGGCTACGGCGACCGGCCGCCACGGTGGGCCGCCCCATCGCCCGCACCTGCGCCATCAGGCATCCGCCTTCCCCTATCCCAGGAGACCCCTTGCCCCAGTCCTTCGCCCTCGGCCCGAGTAACGAGGAACTGCTGCTCCTCACCAACCTGCTGCTCGATGCCGCGTACGGGTTCGACGGCCTCAAGAAGCAGCGCAGCGCGGGCCCTGGACAGCTGGAGGACATGGTGCGGATCAGCGGCACCCTGCACCGGACGTCGCTGCTCTGCGGCCAGCTGCTCTCCAAGGCGGCGCTGAGCGACGCGCCGACCACCCTCGACGGCCGGGAGGCCGTCGCCCTCCTGCGCCAGCTGACCGAGGCCACCACGACCGCCGCCGCACGGGCGGCGGACACCATCTCGGCTCTCGCTCACGACGACACCGCCTCCGCCGGCGGCCTCCTGGAACAGACCCGCGCCCCGCTGTCCCGAGCGCCCTCGGCCGTCGAGCCAATCCGCGCCGCCCTGCTGCGGCACGACGGCCTCCTCTACGCCCAGATACGTGCCGCGCGGGAGGGCCTGAGCCCGGGAGGCAAGACCGTCACGATCAGCGACGCCCAACGCAAAGGGCTCGCTTCCCTGGCGCGGGGCGACGGCGTATTCCGCGAGCGCTACGGCATCCGGGAGGTCGTATCCCCACTGTCCGCACACGTCCTGCCGGCCACAGTCGACGCCCTCGCCACCAAACAACTCATCACCGTCACACCGCTCCCGGAACACCAGGACCGATTCGGTCTGCGGCTCACCACCACCGGCGTCCAGGCCCTGCTCTCAGCCAGTACCCGTCGGGTCCGCTCCGTCACCGCCACGACCCCTGCTCCGGCAAGAACGAACTCGGCAGGCCCGGCGGTTGCCCGCCGCTGAGCGGCCGGACCACACCACCGCCCCGTACCCACCCAGGAGATCTCACGCCCCCCACCAACCACTTCGGCGCACCCACCCCCGCCGACATCGCACGCGCCCTCGCCACCCGCATCTCCACCAACCCGCCGCCTCCGCCACACGTCGTGACCGTCAGCTTCGGCCTGCTGCGCAGCGCCGAGTCCCGCTACGACTTCCGTTCCTCCGGCGGACCCGTGCTCGGCCTCGCCAACACACTGCACGCCCAGCTGTACGGCCTTCCACTCGAACGCCCTCCGCTGCCAGGGGACGAGCTGCTCCAGGCCACCGGTCACGACGACGACCAGGAGGCAGTGCTCGGCCTGCTCTCTGCCCAGTTGGAGGCCGCCGCCGCGCTCATCGAACGGGCCCGACTCCAGGCCCGCTGGAACCGACTGCCAGAGACGGTGCACGCCCGTCTCGTCACCAGCCAGGCACTCGCCCAGCACCTGGCCAGCGAACTCCAACAGCTAGCACCTGCCTTCACGCAGCCCGGCACGCCCGCCGCGCCAGCACCCAGCCTCCCTGCGCCTGCCGCATCAGCTGCACGATCCCGGCTCTGAAGCCGACCTCGGCGGCAGCACTGAACGTGGCACTTCCCGCGCATTGCTGAGGCCCGCCTCCCCACCCCTCCCGGATTTCCCGGCTTCCCGCCCCGCCGCGTCCCGAGCGCTTCGGCACCCGGCCCCACCCGAAGGCCCTCCCTGCCTATGACCGAGCCCACCGACGGCCAGTTGTTCGACATGCCCGAGCCCCGCACACCCGTCGAACTCCTCCTCTCCCTGTCTGGCAACTACACCCGGCACAACGACGCCCTCGCCCTCTTCCGGCCCACCCACGCCTCCGGTCCAGAGCTGGGTGCGCACGCCAACTCCGCGGCGCAGCTGGCCCACGAGTCCCTCGCGGCAGTCAAGGCCGTCCAGGACCAGCAGCTGTACGCGAGCGCCGCCCTGATCGACGCCACGGTACGGATCAAGCAGATCTCCTACCTCAGCAGCGAAGCGGCCCGCCACCTGGCCGAGGCGCAGGCCGTGGTCACCGCCGCATCCCTAACGAACCCCGAACACGCCGGCCCGCCCGACGGCGTCGACCGCCAGGTGCGGCTGGCGCAGGAGCTGACCGCACTCGCTCCGGAGGCAGCTGTCGAGTCCGCCACTGGGATCGCCCGGGAAACGCAACGGCGCCGGCCTGCCGCGGCAGGGGCATCCGACGGCCTGGCCGCCGCCGAACTCTCTGCTCTCCACGCAGCCGCCCGCGGCCACGTCGTGATGGCCCAGAGCCTGGGGCGGCAGTACGTCCACAGCCGCGACGGCCGCGTCCGGATCGGCACCCTGCGCTCCCTGGAAGGCAAGGGCCTGATCACGCGTGAGCCCGCCACCGCGCCACCGGCTTACGACAACGGCCCGGCCCAGGACCGCATCCGCCTCACCGCCGGCGGAGCGACCGCCGTCGCTGCCCTCCTCGCGGCTCCCCCCACGACCCCGGCGTCCGCCACCCCTGCCGTACCCCCAGTGCCCGCCACGTCGACACCGGCACGAGGCCGCTGACGGAGCCGCTTCCCCTCTTCCCGACCCGCCCATGAACGACGCCGCCCACGCCGCGGGCGGCACCACCCGCAAGGACTTGCCATCCCCACCACCGCCAAAACCTCCACCACACCGCACCAGTCGGCCACCAACACCGCGGCCACCGCCCTCCGCCCGGCCCTCCGCGCCCTTTCGCTTGGTGCCGGGGTCCAAAGCTCGGTCCTGTTGTGCCTGTCCGCCGACGGCACCCTCCCCAAGATCGATGTCGCGATCTTCGCGGACACCGGCTGGGAGCCGAAGAAGGTGTACGAGCACCTCGACCGCCTTGAACGCGAGATCGCCGCCCCGGCCGGAATTCCGATCCTTCGTGTGTCTTCGGGAAACATTCGCAACGACGCCCTTGACCCGAGCCACAGATTCGCTTCCATGCCGCTCTACATCCTAAACAAGGACGGAAAGCAAGGAATGACCCGGCGCCAATGCACCGGGGAATATAAGATAAAACCTATCAAAAAGAAGGTCCGAGAAATCCTCGGGTACCCCTATCCCGCCAGGGTGCCAAAGGGGGTGTTTGTCGAGCAGTGGGTCGGCATCAGTACGGATGAGTTCCATCGGGCCAAGGACTCCGGCGTCCAGTACATGCACAACATACACCCACTCCTGGATATAGATTGGTCAAGGGCTGACTGCCTCCGCTACTTGGAGCGGCTCGGACTGGCCGATACGCCCAAGTCGAGCTGCCTCGGTTGCCCATTTCACGGAAATGCGCAATGGCGCAGCATCAGGGACAGCTCTCCCAGCGAATGGGCTGACGTAGTCGAGTTCGATGCGGCCATCCGTCAGGGCAATGCCCGCGCGAACGCGAGCGGCAACCCGCTCCTCGGCCAGGCTTTTCTGCACCGGTCCCGGGTACCCCTTTCCGAGGCGCCGATCGACCATGTCACTGCAGCCGAATGGGCTGCCCTCCAGCAGGAGAACGACGCTCCTGATGCAGAGGCTCTCGAAGCCGGTGTCGTGGACGGCTGCTCGCCGTGGGCCTGCCGGGGCGAGCAGCCCGAACCGGTCAGGGACGACTTCGGGCTGGCCGTATGAGAGACCTCATCGTGGACCTCTTCGCCGGTCCGGGCGGTTGGGGGCACGCCCTGCACGTGCTGGGTGTGCGCGACGTCGGCCTGGAGTGGGACGAATGGGCCTGCAAGACTCGCGCCGCAGCCGGGCAGACCACGATCCGTACCGACGTCACGCTCTACCCGGTCCGGCCCTTCGTGGGGCGGACCCGCGGGCTGATAGCGAGCCCGCCCTGCCAGGCATGGAGCATGGCAGGCAAACGTCTCGGGCTTGTCGACCAGCCCCTTGTCCACCAGGCCGTTGCCGACCTCGCGGTCGGCCGCGACACCCGGCCCCAGCTGCTTGCCGCCTGCCAGGACCCGCGGTCGCTACTGGCCGCCGAGCCGATGCGATACCTCCATGCCCTCCACACCGTGGGCGAGCCGGAATGGGTGCTGATGGAGGAGGTGCCCAACGTCGCACCGCTGTGGAAGCAGTACGCCGCCGTGCTGCGCACCTGGGGGTTCTCCACCTGGAGCGGCATCCTGAACGCGGCCGACTACGGCGTACCGCAGACCAGGAGGAGGGCGATCCTGATCGCCTCCCGCACCCGTCGGGCCGCCCCGCCCGGACCCACGCACGCCAAGCTCGGCGAGCAGGAATCCCTCTTCGGGCCCGGCCGCCAGCGATGGGTGTCCATGGCCGAAGCCCTGGGCTGGGGACGCACGGACGGGCCCGTGCCCACTGTGTGCGCCGGCGGCGGACCCGGGGGCGGGCCCGAACCCTTCCCGTCCGGCTCCCGTAAGACTCTGTCCGACGCCCGCGACCGCGGCGCCTGGCAAAGCCCCCTGCCCCGCAGGGAACCCTCCCGGAGCTCCAAGACCGGCTCGCCGTGCAGGTGCCGGGAAGGGGTCCGGCCATCGCCGCGCTGCACGGCTGGACCGGACTGGGTTCTGCGCAGCAACAGCCAGGCGAACGCGGCTATCCGCCCCGTGACCGAGCCGGCCGCCACCTTGTTCTTCGGTAATCGCGCCAACGAATGCATCTGGACCACCCGCTCCACAACGACCCTGGGCTCCGCGGCGGCGCCAGCAATCCGGATCACCGCCGAGGAAGCCGGGATCC
It contains:
- a CDS encoding DUF317 domain-containing protein, with translation MSRQQQWTGWGQAQQAEQHYLIEPRYLAGGGDLRHVSEFLRASGWKDITRKSGTTLAFDSPDQMVRVAYQPPGGWQIHGAAQGHQPAWQVTLTPQTPVEIVAGLTDALTKPRSAHAPNVWAPLTEKSWSMQQDDYFVAQSPDRHAVVQYVKAGGDGSQDHWWVGARNEHGPVWNVQATASTPLNLMQSLTTALADPEPVMRPRGHVPLSNRIRVTSVSVRPDQLGAWQQARLSAARAATWGRNWVSSRARTSKAPGYARTR
- a CDS encoding DUF317 domain-containing protein, encoding MAVSPAQRASYAEDHATKIPFETTPRPLAGPGDPRHVTHALLAAGWTLTSAPGDLRIALAGPDEARHQMVIDPFASGSPWRIQSVDWTWNASFDRMVPAEIIAGFTDGLLHGPRRGDSSPWEHMQKAGWAVERQPDGTGQARSPAPELPIRAELRPIFNDSSDHLAWRIVQPDHIGAPIWKMWISGPVPEHLMAGLAEQLVSAAPVLRGMYDLDHYSARQNPSPLTPQQAVEAHFTRIDAARAQARSKRRTHLTTRLPAPAAAPASPAHSRTSRP
- a CDS encoding ATP-grasp domain-containing protein codes for the protein MSLRPFVLVVAPGDDIYRGYCLRQVADAYDVAVITTGPITWEGPHVVDHEIVSDIEDEAGLFAAGEALAERRPIAGVVTWAEGHLTAVARLAEHLGLATTSVESVRTCRDKAASRAAFAAHGVPSARSTAANSLDEALSAASAIGYPVVVKPASVGGSIGVIKAETQEDLADAYAFATRGVQLHGGDNTVVLVEEYLSGEEVSVECVTYQGVTTAVAVTRKELGAEPLFEEIGHTLTAGDPLLETVAPIASAAVKATGTMNGIQHVELRLTPSGPRVIEVNARIGGDWIGWAVWRATGLSLPRIAADLAVGWAPDLTPARHQAVTIKVLYAPASGTLAERAIVGGFTEAAGWVHGPAWLMEEGDEVLLPPAGDLDSARIGLFATHADTLELAVARRTVTANHIAVTVTDSGRE
- a CDS encoding DUF317 domain-containing protein; amino-acid sequence: MNEPEKPPVLAQVTPRYLAGSGDPRWVTAPLQKAFRWQPAHIPLSPVVRLTRRDRQAELLLSPDPDEHWWTLHHTGTTAGEKAWTMRFGARTPAEIIAAATDTLTTGPADSAADPMQVLEQARWKRSVLEHQISSPDGFVTVSRHPLGALHIEVTAHDGPWTSEPTARTAWRAYFSDHTPPHLAAAVLAGMVSTEPLLRDEKEMAPFLRYSVRIARERVPAHQAEYALWDRVDRLAAHRTGTPLPPQPPGRSLPRRTR
- a CDS encoding type IV secretory system conjugative DNA transfer family protein — translated: MSQPSSSSDGYDIAFKVLLGAFAVAVPLAHLAWLGGNLTALATGNTWAAYRPADALIRPDQLWPSLGETSLLIGARILPILALLALAGTSGLWWSRHKGTLGGNKKRRIEGTAKAKDIAPVLATAITDKARSLRPSLKYAQRIAPSDTGILLGNLQGSKTEVRMGWEDVAVAIMAPRSGKTTSLAIPSILAAPGAVLLTSNKAAGDAYTTCFDARSKVGRVWSMDPQQIAHAPRTMWWNPLADAKSLEGAGRLAGHFLAASVDASQQGDFWSKAGSNVLSQLFLAAALDNRPITDVMTWLAFPADRRPLDILRDHGFTAVAAQLKGTVEGPPETRDGVYETARQYASALLSADIATWVTPQKDVPEFRPVDFVASTDTLFLLSKDGGGGASALIAACADSVMRAATSRAERSGGRLDPPMLAILDEAANVCKISDLPDLYSHLGSRGIIPITILQSYRQGQKVWSDAGMDAMWSAATIKVIGAGIDDPDFADKLSRLIGDHDVETKSTSISDSGKSTSISMRQERILPADRIRALPKGTALLFATGLRPAALDLRPWYLEPGAGDLAAASKAASEAITARAVAKAAPTQADFKKAA
- a CDS encoding DNA cytosine methyltransferase, with the translated sequence MRDLIVDLFAGPGGWGHALHVLGVRDVGLEWDEWACKTRAAAGQTTIRTDVTLYPVRPFVGRTRGLIASPPCQAWSMAGKRLGLVDQPLVHQAVADLAVGRDTRPQLLAACQDPRSLLAAEPMRYLHALHTVGEPEWVLMEEVPNVAPLWKQYAAVLRTWGFSTWSGILNAADYGVPQTRRRAILIASRTRRAAPPGPTHAKLGEQESLFGPGRQRWVSMAEALGWGRTDGPVPTVCAGGGPGGGPEPFPSGSRKTLSDARDRGAWQSPLPRREPSRSSKTGSPCRCREGVRPSPRCTAGPDWVLRSNSQANAAIRPVTEPAATLFFGNRANECIWTTRSTTTLGSAAAPAIRITAEEAGILQSFPAAYPWQGNKGQRFSQIGNAVPPLLAGHLIAPHVERMLNRDDFVLAT